In Agrobacterium sp. RAC06, a single window of DNA contains:
- a CDS encoding ArsR/SmtB family transcription factor — protein MSSRFLMITPEDGKDVLKSLAAPARLAILELLHARGPLNVNEIAEVLELPQSTTSTHLNQMEEAGLVRTEVQKARKGSQKICHAVHDEIVLTFTRPNEATDEAIEVSMPVGLYSGYDVYAPCGMCGPDAIIGYLDSPDTFLSPDRMKAGLLWFTRGYVDYQFPNNARIKGAPIRELELLMELSSEVPGTSENWPSDITISINGKAVATWTSPGDFGDRRGKFTPDWWKLRGSQYGVLKSFRVTDNGTFIDGMRVSETTLGDLELLDHRSIRVRIEVPETAEHPGGINIFGRGFGNYDQDIVLRIKT, from the coding sequence TTGAGCAGCCGTTTTTTGATGATCACGCCGGAAGACGGCAAGGATGTCCTCAAGAGCCTCGCCGCGCCGGCACGATTGGCGATCCTGGAACTGCTTCACGCCAGAGGCCCACTCAACGTCAACGAGATTGCCGAGGTGCTGGAACTCCCGCAATCGACCACATCCACACATCTCAACCAGATGGAAGAAGCGGGCCTGGTTCGCACCGAGGTTCAGAAGGCACGCAAGGGCAGTCAGAAGATCTGTCATGCCGTTCATGACGAGATCGTCCTCACGTTTACGCGCCCCAATGAGGCGACGGACGAGGCAATCGAAGTCTCCATGCCGGTCGGCCTCTATAGCGGCTACGACGTCTACGCTCCCTGCGGCATGTGCGGCCCAGATGCGATCATCGGTTATCTCGACAGCCCCGACACCTTCCTGTCTCCGGACCGCATGAAGGCGGGCCTTCTCTGGTTCACGCGCGGCTACGTCGACTATCAGTTTCCCAACAATGCCAGGATCAAGGGCGCACCGATCCGGGAACTCGAGCTGCTCATGGAGCTCTCCTCGGAAGTGCCCGGCACCTCCGAAAACTGGCCGTCCGACATCACCATTTCTATCAATGGCAAGGCGGTCGCGACCTGGACCTCACCCGGCGATTTCGGTGACCGGCGCGGCAAGTTCACGCCTGACTGGTGGAAGCTGCGCGGCAGCCAGTATGGCGTTCTCAAAAGTTTCCGGGTGACGGACAACGGCACCTTCATCGATGGCATGCGGGTCTCCGAGACGACACTCGGCGACCTCGAACTGCTCGATCACCGATCGATCCGCGTTCGGATCGAAGTGCCGGAAACGGCCGAACATCCCGGCGGAATCAACATCTTCGGCCGAGGCTTCGGCAATTACGACCAGGACATTGTCCTGCGCATCAAGACCTGA
- a CDS encoding aromatic ring-hydroxylating dioxygenase subunit alpha: MSKPTFPLNAWYAAAYDVELKRQLLPRTICNKPVVLYRKENGTPVALADACWHRLVPLSLGRLEGDNVICGYHGLEFDETGRCVYMPSQDTINPSACVKSYPIAEKHRFIWIWPGDPALADPALIPDMHWNQDPDWAADGKMIEVKCDYRLVVDNLMDLTHETFVHGSSIGNRAVAEAPFEASHSDRFAYITRWMEDIDPPPFWRKQFGRPGKVDRWQIIRFEAPCTVTIDVGVAEAGTGAKQGDRSKGVNGYVLNTITPSTDKTCLYFWAFARNYDLGNQARTHELREGVAGVFREDEEVLEAQQRAIDANPDHQFYNLNIDAGSMWARKLIDRMIDAELKPQAGPHAVAAE, encoded by the coding sequence ATGTCCAAACCCACCTTTCCGCTGAATGCCTGGTACGCGGCGGCCTATGATGTCGAGTTGAAGCGCCAGCTCTTGCCGCGGACGATCTGCAACAAGCCGGTTGTCCTGTATCGCAAGGAAAATGGCACCCCTGTCGCGCTCGCTGATGCCTGTTGGCACAGGCTCGTGCCGCTGTCGCTCGGGCGGCTCGAGGGTGACAACGTCATCTGTGGCTATCATGGTCTCGAATTCGACGAGACGGGGCGCTGTGTATACATGCCGTCGCAGGACACGATCAATCCGTCGGCCTGCGTCAAGTCCTATCCGATCGCCGAGAAGCATCGCTTCATCTGGATCTGGCCGGGCGATCCAGCGCTCGCCGATCCCGCACTCATCCCCGACATGCACTGGAACCAGGATCCCGACTGGGCCGCCGATGGCAAGATGATCGAGGTGAAGTGCGATTATCGTCTGGTTGTCGACAATCTGATGGATCTCACCCACGAGACCTTCGTGCACGGCTCGTCGATCGGCAATCGCGCCGTCGCCGAGGCGCCGTTCGAGGCAAGCCACTCCGATCGCTTCGCTTACATCACGCGCTGGATGGAAGACATCGACCCGCCGCCCTTCTGGCGCAAGCAGTTTGGTCGCCCGGGCAAGGTCGACCGCTGGCAGATCATCCGCTTCGAGGCGCCTTGCACTGTCACCATCGACGTGGGCGTTGCAGAGGCCGGCACGGGTGCCAAGCAGGGTGACCGCTCAAAGGGCGTCAATGGCTATGTGCTGAACACGATCACGCCGTCGACGGACAAGACCTGTCTCTACTTCTGGGCCTTTGCCCGCAATTACGACCTCGGCAACCAGGCGCGAACGCATGAGCTGCGCGAAGGCGTGGCCGGTGTCTTCCGCGAGGACGAAGAGGTGCTCGAAGCCCAGCAGCGGGCGATCGATGCCAATCCCGATCACCAGTTCTACAACCTCAACATCGATGCCGGATCGATGTGGGCGCGCAAGCTGATCGACCGGATGATCGACGCCGAACTGAAGCCACAGGCCGGGCCTCATGCGGTCGCTGCGGAGTGA
- a CDS encoding GntR family transcriptional regulator, translated as MTADNERAPKQQTAKALLGLRDLILTGEIEPGERLSEVALAERLSVSRTPLRAALQRLEQEGLVALIPSGGYAVRSFSRQEVIDAIELRGVLEGTAARLAAERGATPARMKAIREVVAQLDDVLLAEPSAMDFERYEALNGRFHRLLWDLAGSEVLRREIERMTSLPFASPNAFVNTEFDVPAFYRTLVVAQAQHKAIVSAIELREGARAEALAREHARLARQNLDFVLEEQPDLRRKVLALALMAG; from the coding sequence ATGACGGCTGATAACGAACGCGCTCCGAAACAGCAGACGGCAAAGGCGCTGCTTGGGCTGCGTGACCTTATCCTGACGGGTGAAATCGAACCGGGCGAGCGGCTGTCGGAAGTCGCTCTCGCAGAGCGTCTTTCGGTGTCGCGCACGCCGCTTCGTGCCGCTTTGCAGCGGCTCGAACAGGAGGGCCTGGTCGCGCTCATCCCGTCCGGCGGTTACGCCGTGCGTTCGTTCAGCCGGCAGGAGGTGATCGATGCCATCGAGTTGCGGGGTGTGCTGGAGGGCACCGCCGCGCGGCTTGCCGCCGAGCGAGGTGCGACGCCGGCCCGGATGAAAGCCATTCGCGAGGTCGTCGCCCAACTCGACGATGTCTTGTTGGCCGAGCCGTCTGCCATGGATTTCGAGCGCTACGAGGCTCTGAACGGCAGGTTTCATCGCCTGCTCTGGGACCTTGCCGGCAGCGAGGTTCTGCGCCGGGAGATCGAGCGGATGACGAGCCTGCCCTTTGCGAGCCCGAATGCCTTCGTCAACACGGAGTTCGATGTGCCGGCCTTCTACAGGACGCTGGTCGTCGCGCAGGCGCAGCACAAGGCAATCGTTTCGGCGATCGAATTGCGGGAGGGGGCGCGGGCCGAGGCGCTGGCGCGGGAGCATGCGCGGCTTGCCCGGCAGAACCTCGATTTCGTGCTGGAGGAGCAACCCGATCTGCGCCGCAAGGTTCTGGCGCTTGCCCTGATGGCGGGCTGA
- a CDS encoding PDR/VanB family oxidoreductase, with the protein MRSKLEWRAARVISIEAPAEDVRAVTFAVDGLRQAFDPGSHTNIKVVIRGEPAIRTYTVLPSAPDTLKIAVKLHPNSRGGSAFVWNMAVGDETEMTEPENRFELSWRASRYLLIAGGIGITPIYGMAKALVARGHSVRLIYGAKSRAQMAFVDELQALLGDGLEAFVQDEGQAFDLAAEFAALPVDGEAYICGPHGLLEAARNTWRESGRSMSRLRFEVFGDSGRFAEQPFSVTVPQYGRTVEVRADQTMLDALMEAGIDMVYDCRRGECGLCAVSIVDASTPIDHRDVFFSPEERHEGEKMCACVSRAVGGSVTIDTGYRQEALRA; encoded by the coding sequence ATGCGTTCCAAGCTGGAATGGCGCGCGGCCCGCGTCATATCGATCGAAGCCCCGGCGGAGGATGTCCGGGCCGTCACCTTCGCGGTGGATGGGCTGCGGCAGGCCTTCGATCCGGGGTCGCATACCAATATCAAGGTCGTCATCCGGGGTGAGCCGGCAATTCGAACCTATACGGTGCTGCCGAGCGCGCCGGACACGCTGAAGATCGCGGTCAAGCTGCATCCCAACAGTCGGGGTGGCTCAGCCTTCGTCTGGAACATGGCTGTCGGTGACGAGACCGAGATGACCGAGCCGGAGAACCGTTTCGAGCTCTCCTGGCGGGCGTCGCGTTATCTGCTGATCGCCGGCGGTATCGGGATCACGCCGATCTATGGCATGGCAAAGGCGCTGGTCGCGCGCGGTCATTCCGTGCGGCTGATCTATGGGGCGAAAAGCCGGGCGCAGATGGCTTTTGTTGATGAGTTGCAGGCTTTGCTGGGGGATGGTCTCGAGGCCTTCGTGCAGGACGAGGGCCAGGCCTTCGATCTCGCAGCTGAATTTGCCGCGCTTCCTGTCGATGGCGAGGCCTATATCTGTGGTCCGCACGGTCTGCTGGAAGCCGCACGCAATACCTGGCGCGAGAGTGGTCGCTCGATGAGCCGCTTGCGCTTCGAGGTCTTCGGCGACAGCGGGCGCTTTGCCGAGCAACCGTTCTCGGTCACGGTTCCGCAATACGGCCGAACCGTCGAGGTGCGCGCCGACCAGACCATGCTGGATGCGCTGATGGAGGCGGGGATCGACATGGTCTATGACTGTCGCCGCGGTGAATGCGGATTGTGCGCGGTCAGCATCGTCGACGCATCCACGCCGATCGATCATCGTGACGTGTTCTTCTCTCCGGAAGAGCGACACGAGGGAGAGAAGATGTGTGCCTGTGTCTCGCGTGCGGTTGGGGGAAGCGTGACGATCGACACCGGCTATCGGCAAGAGGCATTGCGGGCCTGA
- a CDS encoding LacI family DNA-binding transcriptional regulator: MTGIRELAEHLDISIGTVSRALNGKPDVNEETRRRVLEAAEKLGYVANQAGRSLRKGATGIIGFMMQTGHDITGQGDTFFMRVFDGMQTVLARHKLDLVALLCSSEEDPDAYLKRIVARGFADGIILSATRHQDPRFELLHKTKIPFITLGRSQTDVGQPWYDLDFEGMAEDAIERLVARGHKRIAISRPHGDINLGHVFENHCRVVLARHGLELDPAHVYRSGPNEPGGYHVAQQVMKSRDRPTAIILLNEATVVGFYRGLQEVGLKPGKDIAVIGQYSPQAQFLHPVLTCFRPDLRGLGIALAESLLATMPDFTHHYPDAVRRRLWPMILIEGESD, from the coding sequence ATGACAGGCATTCGCGAGCTGGCCGAACATCTGGATATTTCCATCGGTACGGTTTCGCGCGCGCTGAATGGCAAGCCCGACGTCAACGAGGAGACACGCCGACGCGTTCTGGAAGCCGCAGAGAAGCTGGGTTACGTGGCCAACCAGGCCGGCCGCTCGCTACGCAAGGGCGCAACCGGCATAATCGGCTTCATGATGCAGACCGGCCATGACATTACCGGCCAAGGAGATACCTTCTTCATGCGCGTCTTCGACGGCATGCAGACGGTGCTTGCCCGCCACAAGCTCGACCTCGTCGCCCTGCTCTGCTCATCGGAAGAAGATCCGGACGCTTACCTGAAGCGAATCGTCGCCCGGGGGTTCGCCGATGGCATCATCCTGTCGGCCACGCGCCACCAGGATCCCCGCTTCGAGCTCCTGCACAAGACGAAGATACCCTTCATCACCCTTGGGCGAAGCCAGACGGATGTCGGCCAGCCCTGGTACGATCTGGATTTCGAAGGCATGGCAGAAGACGCAATCGAACGCCTTGTGGCGCGCGGCCACAAGCGGATTGCGATCAGCCGTCCCCATGGCGACATCAATCTCGGCCATGTGTTCGAGAACCACTGCCGCGTCGTGCTCGCCCGCCACGGACTGGAGCTCGACCCAGCGCATGTCTATCGCTCCGGCCCGAATGAACCTGGCGGCTATCACGTCGCCCAGCAGGTGATGAAATCACGCGACCGCCCCACAGCGATCATCCTCCTCAACGAGGCGACCGTGGTCGGCTTTTATCGCGGCCTGCAGGAAGTGGGATTGAAGCCGGGCAAGGATATCGCGGTCATCGGCCAATACAGCCCCCAGGCCCAGTTCCTGCACCCGGTTCTCACCTGCTTTCGCCCGGATTTGAGGGGGCTCGGGATCGCCTTGGCAGAAAGCCTGCTGGCGACCATGCCGGATTTCACGCACCACTATCCGGATGCTGTTCGCAGGCGCCTTTGGCCGATGATCCTGATCGAGGGTGAGAGCGACTGA
- a CDS encoding Gfo/Idh/MocA family protein, protein MTSRAVLCGCGAMAKGWLRALQSASDLGREVEIVGLVDLDPTTAKALAAEFALENVTIGTDLASVIEATRANMVFDVVVPSARFAVVSTALKLGCHVLSEKPLATSMDEAKALLSLAAETGRVHAVVQNRRFISGVRRLRRAVEDGLIGELSGIHCDFFLGPHFGGFREAMDNVLLLDMAIHTFDAARFVSGKQPLSVYCVESNPPGSWYAHGASANAIFKLSGDAVFTYRGSWCAEGRRTSWESAWRLVGSKGMITWDGEEGFEATVAGSEPGLLRGQQILPVPLAPDEDETHGHRSVLAEFIDAVKSGRKPETASDDNIKSLSMVFGAIESARTGLPVSISVEGY, encoded by the coding sequence GTGACATCAAGAGCCGTTTTGTGCGGGTGCGGAGCTATGGCTAAAGGCTGGCTTCGAGCGCTTCAGTCTGCTTCCGATTTGGGCCGAGAGGTCGAAATTGTCGGTCTCGTCGACCTCGACCCGACGACGGCGAAGGCGCTCGCGGCTGAATTCGCCCTGGAAAACGTGACCATCGGAACGGATCTCGCATCGGTGATCGAGGCGACGCGCGCGAACATGGTGTTCGACGTGGTGGTGCCGTCGGCGCGCTTCGCCGTCGTTTCGACCGCGCTCAAGCTTGGCTGCCATGTGCTGTCCGAAAAGCCGCTCGCCACATCCATGGATGAGGCCAAGGCACTGCTTTCCCTCGCCGCAGAGACTGGCCGAGTTCATGCCGTGGTCCAGAATCGTCGTTTCATCTCCGGTGTCCGACGCCTGCGTCGCGCCGTCGAGGATGGCTTGATCGGGGAGCTCTCCGGAATTCATTGCGACTTCTTCCTCGGGCCGCATTTTGGTGGTTTCCGCGAGGCCATGGACAATGTGCTTCTGCTCGACATGGCGATCCACACCTTCGATGCCGCCCGCTTCGTATCCGGCAAGCAGCCGCTTTCGGTCTATTGCGTCGAGAGCAATCCGCCCGGCTCCTGGTATGCCCATGGCGCGTCGGCGAACGCGATTTTCAAGCTCTCTGGCGATGCTGTCTTCACCTATCGCGGCTCCTGGTGCGCCGAAGGGCGGCGTACGAGCTGGGAGAGCGCCTGGAGGCTCGTCGGCTCGAAGGGCATGATCACTTGGGACGGCGAAGAAGGCTTCGAGGCCACGGTCGCCGGCAGTGAGCCCGGCCTGCTGCGCGGTCAGCAAATCTTGCCCGTGCCGTTGGCGCCTGACGAGGACGAGACGCACGGGCATCGGAGCGTACTCGCGGAATTCATCGACGCCGTAAAATCCGGGCGGAAGCCCGAGACTGCGAGCGACGACAATATCAAGAGCCTGTCCATGGTGTTCGGCGCGATCGAAAGCGCCAGGACCGGACTTCCCGTCAGCATTTCAGTCGAAGGATACTGA
- a CDS encoding sugar phosphate isomerase/epimerase family protein, whose product MSNSAHSIRIGTMVSASGGKAAERIGQIADMGFESFEPFFWQTTNGQDLADLGKRCVEAIGDRDITISTLGMFGNPLEETDVDLQTLQGWKDCIDNAHHFGATCVAGFTGRIRNRPLTESLPRYREIWSELAKRAADKGVKIAFENCAMDGNWQTGDWNIAHNPDAWELIFNETPDDHIGLEWEPCHQMVYLIDPIPQIRKWAHKFFHVHGKDATIRWDVIREHGVFGKHPFVFMRTPGFGDTNWTDVISELRIAGWSGSIDIEGWHDPVYRDALEMTGQVHGLNYLKNCRGGDFVTDPV is encoded by the coding sequence GTGAGCAATTCTGCACATTCCATCCGCATCGGAACCATGGTCAGCGCCAGCGGCGGCAAGGCGGCCGAGCGGATCGGACAGATCGCCGATATGGGCTTCGAGAGCTTCGAGCCCTTCTTCTGGCAGACCACCAACGGTCAGGATCTTGCCGATCTCGGCAAGCGTTGCGTCGAGGCGATCGGCGATCGCGACATCACCATCTCGACGCTCGGCATGTTCGGCAATCCGCTGGAAGAGACCGACGTGGATCTCCAGACCCTTCAGGGCTGGAAGGATTGCATCGACAATGCCCATCATTTCGGCGCGACCTGCGTCGCCGGTTTTACGGGTCGTATCCGTAACCGCCCACTGACGGAGAGCCTGCCGCGCTATCGCGAAATCTGGAGCGAGCTCGCCAAGCGTGCTGCCGACAAGGGCGTGAAGATCGCTTTCGAAAACTGCGCCATGGACGGCAACTGGCAGACCGGCGACTGGAACATCGCGCACAATCCGGATGCCTGGGAGCTGATCTTCAACGAGACGCCGGACGATCACATCGGGCTCGAATGGGAGCCCTGCCATCAGATGGTCTATCTGATTGATCCGATCCCGCAGATCCGCAAATGGGCGCACAAGTTTTTCCATGTGCATGGCAAGGACGCGACGATCCGCTGGGACGTGATCCGTGAACACGGCGTCTTCGGCAAGCATCCCTTCGTCTTCATGCGCACGCCGGGCTTCGGCGACACCAACTGGACGGATGTGATTTCCGAGCTCCGGATCGCGGGCTGGTCCGGCTCGATCGACATCGAGGGCTGGCACGATCCGGTCTATCGCGACGCGCTGGAAATGACCGGCCAGGTGCATGGCCTGAATTACCTGAAGAATTGCCGGGGCGGGGATTTCGTCACCGATCCGGTCTGA
- a CDS encoding ABC transporter substrate-binding protein: MGIRKHIAFGALALASVSLFGLSAQAEDVKITVWSLDRDIQPAPNLIKDFNALGNGITVEYRQIQFDDVVSEAMRAYSTGQAPDIIAIDNPEHALFASRGAFLDLTDRIAKSEAIKTENYFAGPLNSVTWDGKLFGVPKATNTIALYYNADMFKEKGLDPDKPPQTWAELLDAARKLNDPAKNVYGLAFSAKASEEGTFQFLPWAQMGGGGYQAINAEGAVKALETWKILMDEKLASPDSLTRGQWDSTGTFNSGNAAMAISGPWELNRMSDEAKFDWRVALLPVPEAGAERSSAMGDFNWAIFANTKQPEEAFKVLEYFAAQDDQMFEKFGQLPARSDIILPATGNERKDAALKVFQEQLQYAQPRGPHPEWPKISKAIQDAIQAALTGQSSPKEALDQAAETIAAITG, translated from the coding sequence ATGGGTATTCGCAAGCATATCGCCTTCGGCGCCTTGGCGCTGGCCAGTGTCTCCTTGTTCGGGCTATCGGCCCAGGCAGAGGACGTGAAGATCACCGTCTGGTCGCTCGACCGCGACATCCAGCCGGCACCCAATCTGATCAAGGACTTCAATGCACTCGGCAACGGCATCACGGTCGAATACCGCCAGATCCAGTTCGACGACGTCGTCAGCGAGGCGATGCGCGCCTATTCGACCGGACAGGCGCCCGATATCATCGCGATCGACAACCCCGAGCATGCCTTGTTTGCCTCACGTGGCGCCTTTCTCGACCTGACGGACCGGATCGCGAAATCGGAAGCCATCAAGACCGAAAACTACTTTGCCGGACCGCTTAATTCGGTGACCTGGGACGGGAAGCTCTTCGGTGTGCCGAAGGCCACCAACACGATCGCCCTCTACTACAATGCCGACATGTTCAAGGAGAAGGGCCTCGATCCGGACAAGCCGCCGCAGACCTGGGCGGAACTCCTCGATGCCGCGCGTAAGCTCAACGATCCGGCGAAAAACGTCTACGGCCTCGCTTTTTCGGCCAAGGCCAGCGAAGAGGGGACCTTCCAGTTTCTTCCCTGGGCGCAGATGGGCGGTGGCGGCTACCAGGCAATCAATGCCGAGGGCGCTGTGAAGGCGCTCGAGACTTGGAAAATCCTGATGGACGAGAAGCTCGCCTCTCCTGACAGCCTGACGCGCGGACAGTGGGATTCCACCGGCACCTTTAACTCTGGGAATGCGGCCATGGCGATCTCCGGGCCATGGGAGCTGAACCGGATGAGCGATGAAGCCAAGTTCGACTGGCGCGTGGCGCTTCTGCCGGTGCCGGAAGCCGGTGCCGAGCGCTCGTCGGCCATGGGTGACTTCAACTGGGCAATTTTCGCCAACACGAAGCAACCGGAAGAAGCCTTCAAGGTCCTGGAATACTTTGCCGCACAAGATGACCAGATGTTCGAGAAATTTGGCCAGCTGCCGGCCCGTTCCGACATAATCCTGCCGGCGACCGGCAACGAGAGGAAGGACGCGGCCCTCAAGGTCTTCCAGGAGCAATTGCAATATGCCCAGCCGCGCGGGCCGCATCCCGAATGGCCGAAGATCTCCAAGGCGATCCAGGATGCCATCCAGGCGGCGCTCACGGGTCAATCGTCGCCTAAGGAAGCGCTCGATCAAGCGGCTGAAACCATCGCGGCCATCACCGGTTGA
- a CDS encoding carbohydrate ABC transporter permease: MRKILSSLTDGRGFDIGLMALPLAFLFVLSGLPLLYNVLMSFQEVDMFSLGTFFRPFVGFKNYVSLFAQRETWPILSNTAIFVVASIAGQFVIGFGLALFFWTNFPGASWLRGLFLVSWVMPGLVVGAIWNLILSGDFGVLNYVLREAGIISQNIFWRSDPNYSLWAVIIANIWLGTSFNMILLSVGLSGIPKDLYEAAELDGANVWQRFWTITLPMMRSTIGAIISLGLIFTLQQFDLFAAITSGGPNNSSNVAQYWAWDQSFRQYDFARGATISVLMIVVVMFASVVYVRSTKQEVRG; this comes from the coding sequence ATGCGCAAGATACTGTCCAGCCTGACTGATGGCCGCGGTTTCGATATCGGCCTGATGGCGCTGCCGCTCGCCTTTCTCTTCGTTCTGTCCGGCTTGCCGTTGCTCTACAACGTGCTGATGAGTTTCCAGGAAGTCGACATGTTCTCGCTCGGGACGTTCTTCCGGCCCTTTGTCGGCTTCAAGAACTATGTCTCCTTGTTCGCTCAACGCGAGACCTGGCCGATCCTGAGCAACACGGCGATCTTCGTCGTGGCTTCGATCGCCGGGCAGTTCGTTATCGGCTTTGGTCTTGCTCTTTTCTTCTGGACGAATTTTCCAGGCGCGTCCTGGCTACGCGGTCTCTTTCTCGTCTCCTGGGTCATGCCCGGTCTCGTCGTCGGGGCGATCTGGAACTTGATATTGTCGGGTGATTTCGGCGTCTTGAACTACGTCCTGCGGGAAGCAGGCATCATCTCGCAGAACATCTTCTGGCGCTCGGATCCGAACTACTCGCTCTGGGCCGTGATCATCGCCAATATCTGGCTTGGGACATCCTTCAACATGATCCTGCTTTCCGTCGGTCTTTCCGGTATCCCGAAAGATCTCTACGAGGCAGCGGAACTGGATGGTGCCAATGTCTGGCAACGGTTCTGGACGATCACGCTGCCGATGATGCGCTCGACCATCGGGGCGATCATCTCGCTCGGGCTGATCTTTACCCTGCAGCAGTTCGACCTCTTCGCCGCCATCACATCGGGCGGGCCGAACAATTCGTCCAATGTCGCGCAATACTGGGCCTGGGATCAATCCTTCCGGCAATATGACTTCGCCCGTGGAGCCACGATCTCTGTCCTGATGATCGTCGTCGTGATGTTCGCTTCGGTGGTCTATGTCCGCTCGACCAAGCAGGAGGTACGCGGATGA
- a CDS encoding carbohydrate ABC transporter permease, whose product MSETWRNRLMLAIAIVLAAIYLFPLYWMYITTLKSGSAMFATPPSFWPSDPQWSTYAYVWESRNLARYMWNSLVIAFGAVALITVLGTGCAYVLARYRNGWIDIGLFLILMLQVLPASLMITPIFVGFSQLGMLEYPRTAVIIAIAAKSMPFFVVLVRATFMSVPMELEEAALVDGNSRIGAFFHIVLPLARNGILVSAILIFMQAFGEFVYSKSIIQAVEYQPASVGLNSFMGPNTNEWNNIMAFATIYVTPILAVFVLLQRRIVSGLTSGALK is encoded by the coding sequence ATGAGCGAGACCTGGCGCAACCGACTGATGCTGGCGATCGCAATCGTGCTCGCCGCAATCTATCTCTTCCCGCTCTACTGGATGTACATCACCACCTTGAAGAGCGGTTCCGCGATGTTCGCCACGCCGCCCAGCTTTTGGCCGTCCGATCCGCAATGGTCGACCTATGCCTATGTCTGGGAGAGCCGCAACCTTGCCCGCTATATGTGGAATTCGCTGGTCATCGCGTTCGGCGCGGTCGCTCTGATCACGGTTCTCGGAACCGGTTGCGCTTACGTGCTTGCTCGCTATCGCAACGGATGGATCGATATCGGGCTCTTCCTGATCCTGATGCTGCAGGTGCTGCCGGCCTCCTTGATGATTACCCCCATCTTCGTCGGCTTCTCGCAGCTCGGCATGCTCGAATACCCGCGTACCGCCGTGATCATCGCGATTGCTGCGAAGAGCATGCCCTTCTTCGTCGTTTTGGTGCGCGCCACTTTCATGAGCGTGCCGATGGAGCTCGAGGAGGCGGCGCTGGTTGATGGGAATTCGCGGATCGGTGCCTTCTTCCACATCGTTCTGCCGCTCGCGCGCAACGGCATCCTGGTGTCCGCCATCCTGATCTTCATGCAGGCCTTCGGCGAGTTCGTCTATTCGAAGTCGATCATCCAGGCGGTCGAATACCAACCCGCAAGCGTCGGCCTTAATTCCTTCATGGGCCCCAATACCAATGAGTGGAACAACATCATGGCCTTTGCCACGATCTATGTGACACCCATCCTTGCCGTTTTTGTTCTCTTGCAGCGCCGGATCGTCTCCGGGCTCACGTCTGGAGCTCTCAAATGA